In a single window of the Helicobacter felis ATCC 49179 genome:
- the lspA gene encoding signal peptidase II yields the protein MKSVLIFWLAFVLAIFADQAVKQLILQGLRYEGPVISIVLAYNDGVAFSMLHFLGTWLKYLQIVLLVGVGVFLWRQKEFFTQHALSFGLVLGGGSSNVIDRFVHGHVIDYVYWHYKFDFAIFNLADVLIDVGVGLLILKSFKAKDKQGQV from the coding sequence TTGAAATCTGTCTTGATTTTTTGGCTCGCCTTTGTATTGGCTATTTTTGCCGATCAAGCCGTAAAGCAGTTGATCTTACAGGGCTTGCGCTATGAGGGGCCGGTAATTTCTATTGTATTGGCTTATAACGATGGTGTAGCCTTCTCCATGTTGCATTTTTTGGGAACATGGCTTAAATATTTGCAAATAGTGTTGTTGGTAGGTGTTGGGGTGTTTTTGTGGCGGCAAAAGGAGTTTTTTACCCAACATGCCCTATCTTTTGGTTTGGTGCTAGGAGGGGGAAGCTCTAATGTGATCGATCGCTTTGTGCACGGGCATGTGATTGACTATGTTTACTGGCACTATAAGTTTGATTTTGCGATCTTTAATCTGGCTGATGTGCTCATTGATGTGGGGGTGGGGTTACTTATTTTAAAGAGCTTTAAGGCAAAAGACAAGCAAGGGCAAGTATAA
- a CDS encoding HNH endonuclease: MSISQQDLIMEFFKAHPHRNIAHPEVVDWVVKEYKERTGKVFRDPDRGIRKLHQQGHLIKVGKGVYHYDPNFTLRPNLEDFSPALKKQILERDGYKCVICGAGQKEGVELHVDHIKPKDLGGQASLENGQTLCARHNFLKKNFNQTETGKKMFMRLLESARKNKEHDLVAFLEEVLSVYEKHGINGHIEWKR, from the coding sequence ATGAGCATTAGCCAACAAGATTTGATTATGGAGTTTTTCAAGGCCCATCCTCACAGAAACATCGCACACCCGGAGGTGGTCGATTGGGTGGTAAAAGAATACAAAGAGCGCACAGGCAAGGTATTTAGAGACCCCGATCGAGGCATTAGAAAACTCCACCAACAGGGACACTTAATCAAGGTTGGCAAGGGGGTGTATCACTATGATCCTAATTTCACCTTACGCCCAAATTTGGAAGATTTTAGCCCCGCGCTCAAAAAGCAGATTTTAGAGAGAGATGGGTATAAATGCGTGATCTGTGGGGCAGGGCAAAAGGAAGGCGTAGAGTTGCATGTGGATCATATTAAACCTAAAGATTTGGGCGGGCAAGCCAGCTTAGAAAATGGGCAAACTCTGTGTGCACGGCACAATTTCTTAAAGAAAAACTTTAATCAGACTGAAACAGGCAAAAAGATGTTTATGCGCTTATTAGAGAGCGCGCGCAAGAATAAAGAACATGACCTAGTGGCCTTCTTAGAAGAGGTCTTAAGTGTTTATGAAAAGCACGGCATTAACGGACATATAGAGTGGAAGCGATAG
- a CDS encoding DNA-methyltransferase, whose product MKQDIFFTHNQSRLYQASALNSALLPQECLDCIITSPPYNVGIAYNASQDAQSYQEYLDFSACWLENVYQWTKTSGRLCLNIPLDKNKGGAQSVGADLITLAKKVGWSYHSSIVWNEGNISRRTAWGSWLSASAPYVIAPVELIVILYKQVWKKPFKGVSDISKEEFMAWTNGLWSFNGESKKRIGHPAPFPRELPRRCIKLFSFVGDTICDPFSGSGTTMIEAHLNQRAFIGIELDPTYCALSYERFLKVLNEH is encoded by the coding sequence ATGAAACAAGATATTTTTTTTACCCATAATCAAAGCCGCCTTTATCAAGCTAGCGCGCTTAATTCAGCTCTCTTGCCCCAAGAGTGCCTAGATTGCATCATCACCTCCCCGCCCTACAATGTGGGCATTGCCTATAACGCCAGTCAAGACGCTCAAAGCTACCAAGAATATTTAGACTTTAGCGCGTGTTGGCTGGAGAATGTTTATCAATGGACTAAAACAAGCGGGCGTTTGTGCCTGAACATCCCCTTAGATAAAAATAAAGGCGGAGCGCAGAGTGTGGGAGCGGATTTGATCACTTTGGCTAAAAAAGTGGGTTGGTCTTATCATAGCAGCATTGTGTGGAATGAAGGCAATATCTCTAGGCGCACGGCGTGGGGAAGTTGGCTAAGCGCGTCTGCCCCCTATGTGATCGCCCCTGTGGAGCTCATTGTCATTTTGTATAAACAAGTGTGGAAAAAGCCCTTTAAGGGCGTGAGCGATATTAGCAAGGAGGAATTTATGGCATGGACTAATGGACTTTGGAGCTTTAATGGAGAATCTAAAAAGCGCATTGGACACCCTGCACCCTTTCCTAGGGAATTGCCTCGGCGCTGTATCAAACTCTTTAGCTTTGTGGGGGACACTATTTGCGATCCCTTTAGTGGGAGCGGCACAACTATGATCGAAGCGCACTTAAACCAACGCGCCTTTATAGGGATTGAATTAGACCCTACCTATTGCGCCCTCTCTTATGAACGCTTTTTAAAGGTCCTCAATGAGCATTAG
- the coaE gene encoding dephospho-CoA kinase (Dephospho-CoA kinase (CoaE) performs the final step in coenzyme A biosynthesis.) produces the protein MNLKHAFVLTGGIGTGKSTVASLLSLHGYSVLDADKIAHELFEQHNTEIAQLFPEVATNNTITRQALAPLIFTNKSARTKLESLIHPKVRAKMLEQAQELEAHHQPYFLDIPLFFEIEGIKTYGISQVVLIYAPRELQITRLQTRDGLSLEQIEQRLNTQMDVEIKKSLSPFVLDNSKDLKHLQAEVDRLLAQIKGS, from the coding sequence TTGAATTTAAAACACGCCTTTGTGCTCACCGGGGGGATTGGCACGGGCAAGAGCACGGTAGCTAGTCTCTTAAGCCTGCATGGCTATAGCGTGCTGGATGCGGACAAAATCGCCCATGAACTCTTTGAGCAACACAATACAGAGATCGCCCAGCTCTTCCCTGAGGTGGCTACAAACAACACCATCACGCGCCAAGCTCTAGCCCCACTTATCTTTACTAACAAGAGCGCGCGCACCAAATTAGAGTCCTTGATTCACCCCAAAGTGCGCGCTAAAATGTTAGAGCAAGCCCAAGAACTAGAAGCCCACCACCAGCCCTATTTTTTAGACATCCCGCTTTTCTTTGAAATTGAGGGGATCAAGACCTATGGGATTTCTCAAGTGGTGTTGATTTACGCGCCTAGAGAATTGCAGATTACCCGCCTGCAAACGCGCGATGGCTTAAGTTTAGAGCAAATAGAACAACGCCTCAACACCCAGATGGATGTAGAAATTAAAAAGTCCCTAAGCCCCTTCGTGTTGGATAATTCTAAAGACTTAAAACACTTGCAAGCAGAGGTAGACAGATTGCTAGCCCAAATCAAGGGGAGTTAA